In a single window of the Aridibaculum aurantiacum genome:
- a CDS encoding DUF4258 domain-containing protein: MKMKKLLPILFFVMLAVITLIIKQYKEAPPVASETYSNIKASSQAPASKESSNSAGFDRTQELYFTKHAKCRMACRKITQTEVRQIQAEGKVNYNKSRLDDPKGPTYAIEGTTDDGQRVRIIFAPKQKHTSVVTVIDLENEYACPSC, from the coding sequence ATGAAGATGAAGAAACTACTCCCGATCCTGTTTTTTGTGATGCTGGCTGTTATCACTCTTATAATTAAACAATATAAAGAAGCGCCACCAGTAGCAAGTGAAACATATTCTAACATAAAAGCATCGTCACAAGCACCGGCAAGTAAAGAAAGTTCTAATTCTGCCGGTTTCGACCGGACGCAGGAGTTGTATTTTACAAAGCATGCAAAGTGCAGGATGGCGTGCAGGAAGATCACACAAACGGAGGTGCGGCAAATACAGGCTGAAGGAAAAGTGAACTATAATAAGAGTAGGCTCGATGATCCCAAAGGGCCAACTTATGCCATAGAAGGAACTACAGATGATGGTCAGCGGGTAAGGATCATTTTTGCGCCAAAACAAAAGCACACATCTGTAGTTACGGTTATCGACCTGGAGAATGAATATGCTTGTCCAAGTTGTTAA